The following proteins are encoded in a genomic region of Hymenobacter siberiensis:
- a CDS encoding HAD family hydrolase — protein sequence MPDHFDSVIFDLDGTLWDASVAITRAFQAAKNSVDYIENDVTLAQVQAVTGQPYTVVYERLFPNLPADKLEEYRALCARQELAAAVEHGGTLYPGLETALRYLLNQGYRLFIVSNCQLGYVEGFFRHSGLARYFEGHQCFGTRLLPKSENIREIVAEYDLQAPVYVGDTPGDLAASAAAGVPFIFATYGFGRLSEAEAPLRINQPGDLERLL from the coding sequence ATGCCCGACCATTTCGACAGCGTAATATTTGACCTCGACGGCACCCTGTGGGATGCCTCGGTGGCCATCACCCGGGCCTTCCAGGCTGCTAAAAACAGCGTTGACTACATTGAAAATGATGTGACCCTGGCCCAGGTGCAGGCCGTGACCGGCCAGCCCTATACCGTGGTATACGAGCGCCTGTTTCCCAACCTGCCCGCCGATAAGCTCGAAGAATACCGCGCCCTCTGCGCCCGGCAGGAGCTGGCCGCCGCCGTAGAGCACGGCGGCACGCTCTATCCCGGCCTCGAAACGGCCCTTCGTTACCTGCTGAATCAGGGCTACCGGCTTTTCATCGTGAGCAACTGCCAGCTGGGCTACGTGGAGGGCTTTTTCAGGCACAGCGGGCTGGCCCGCTACTTTGAAGGCCACCAGTGCTTCGGCACCAGGCTGCTGCCAAAATCGGAGAACATCCGAGAAATCGTTGCCGAATACGACCTGCAGGCACCCGTGTACGTGGGCGACACGCCCGGCGACCTGGCCGCCAGCGCGGCGGCCGGCGTGCCGTTCATCTTCGCCACCTACGGCTTTGGCCGGCTCAGCGAGGCCGAAGCGCCGCTGCGCATCAACCAGCCCGGCGATTTGGAACGGCTGCTGTAG
- a CDS encoding pentapeptide repeat-containing protein: protein MAIKPRRKPTVLRKPTHFPAENVAERWDARHLLGHTEFDEFHFVSCDFSGADFSRLRFTDCLFEHCNLSSAKLAGTALQNVAFADCKLLGLQFTACRDMLFGVHFDQCQLRYASFAGRVMPGTRFVGCTLEEADFADTDLSAAVFQGCALTGATFQNTRLAEADFRSATGFVIDPESNVITGAHFTLSGLLGVVAKYNLVVE, encoded by the coding sequence ATGGCCATTAAGCCCCGCCGCAAGCCCACCGTCCTCCGCAAGCCCACCCATTTCCCCGCCGAAAACGTGGCCGAGCGCTGGGATGCCCGCCACCTGCTGGGCCATACCGAGTTCGATGAGTTCCACTTCGTGAGCTGCGATTTCAGCGGGGCCGATTTCAGCCGGCTGCGGTTCACCGACTGCCTCTTTGAGCACTGCAACCTGAGCTCGGCCAAGCTGGCGGGTACGGCTCTGCAAAACGTGGCTTTTGCCGATTGCAAGCTGCTGGGCCTGCAGTTCACGGCCTGCCGCGACATGCTGTTCGGGGTGCATTTCGACCAGTGCCAGCTGCGCTACGCCTCGTTTGCGGGGCGCGTGATGCCGGGCACGCGCTTCGTGGGCTGCACGCTGGAAGAAGCCGATTTTGCCGATACCGACCTTTCGGCGGCCGTGTTCCAGGGCTGCGCGCTGACCGGGGCCACGTTCCAGAACACGCGGCTGGCCGAGGCGGATTTCCGCAGTGCCACCGGCTTCGTCATCGACCCCGAAAGCAACGTCATCACCGGGGCGCATTTCACGCTGAGCGGCCTGCTGGGCGTGGTAGCCAAGTACAATCTGGTGGTGGAGTAA
- a CDS encoding MFS transporter produces the protein MSDSVATSPAPPAQVTLWTPFMYALFRAIWIAGLVSNVGTWMQNVAGVWFVTTLTTSALLVALMQTATSLPAFLLSMPAGVMADLVDRRRLLLLTQGFMAMVATGLGVLTLNNGISAYGVLGFTFLLGMGAALNAPIWQAIATELVPRPALGSVITLNGVSNNIARAIGPAIGGAIIAYYSSGWVFLLNGVSFLGTWAVVYFWKRQPTVTSGPAENFIGALRAGMRYVQYSPAIYGVLARTFAFSFGAAAMWGLVSVVVARRLHLSSGHYGVMLSWLGAGAVTGALLMGRAGSRLNFNQRVLLGVLAFVGTNVALALVNQIFILYAVMFVSGIAWLLVMTSFSTTVQLSVPRWVQARVISVYMLVFQAGLSVGSLVWGELADHLSLRTSLLTAAGWMLASTLLAVPFPMRSAEGLNLDPADDRPHTVDEDAIDPDSGPVMVTIEYHVEPANWGAFHAAAAQLKRLRLRDGALRAGVFADVAHPTRISEFFYVATWGEHQRQYHRFTREDQVVEAAVRRLHSGPDAPRVTHLLAFPATSNVEVATPIATLESQR, from the coding sequence ATGTCTGATTCCGTCGCTACGTCCCCTGCTCCCCCCGCCCAAGTCACGCTCTGGACCCCGTTCATGTACGCCCTGTTCCGGGCCATCTGGATTGCGGGGCTGGTGAGCAACGTGGGCACCTGGATGCAGAACGTGGCCGGCGTGTGGTTTGTGACCACCCTCACCACCTCGGCCCTACTGGTGGCCCTGATGCAGACGGCCACCTCGCTGCCGGCCTTTCTGCTGAGCATGCCGGCCGGCGTGATGGCCGATTTGGTGGACCGCCGCCGGCTGCTGCTCCTCACGCAGGGCTTTATGGCGATGGTGGCCACGGGGCTGGGCGTGCTCACGTTGAATAACGGCATTTCGGCCTATGGAGTGCTGGGCTTCACGTTTTTGCTGGGCATGGGCGCGGCGCTCAATGCGCCCATCTGGCAGGCCATTGCCACGGAGCTGGTGCCGCGCCCGGCGCTGGGGTCGGTCATCACCCTGAACGGGGTGAGCAACAACATTGCGCGGGCCATTGGGCCGGCCATTGGCGGGGCCATTATCGCGTATTATTCGTCGGGCTGGGTGTTTTTGCTGAACGGGGTGTCGTTTCTGGGCACCTGGGCGGTGGTATATTTCTGGAAGCGCCAGCCCACCGTAACCAGTGGGCCGGCCGAGAACTTTATTGGGGCACTGCGGGCCGGCATGCGCTACGTGCAGTATTCGCCGGCCATTTATGGGGTGTTGGCACGCACGTTTGCGTTTTCGTTTGGGGCGGCGGCCATGTGGGGCCTGGTGTCGGTGGTGGTGGCGCGGCGGCTGCACCTCAGCTCGGGACACTACGGCGTGATGCTCTCGTGGCTGGGCGCGGGGGCCGTAACGGGGGCCTTGCTGATGGGCCGGGCCGGCTCGCGGCTCAATTTCAACCAGCGGGTGCTACTGGGCGTGCTGGCTTTCGTGGGCACTAACGTGGCGCTGGCGCTGGTCAATCAGATTTTTATTCTATACGCGGTGATGTTCGTGTCGGGCATTGCCTGGCTGCTGGTGATGACCAGCTTCAGCACCACCGTGCAGCTGAGCGTGCCCCGCTGGGTGCAGGCCCGGGTTATCAGCGTGTACATGCTGGTGTTTCAGGCCGGCTTATCGGTGGGCAGCCTGGTTTGGGGCGAGCTGGCCGACCATCTTTCGCTCCGCACCTCGCTGCTGACCGCCGCCGGCTGGATGCTGGCCAGCACCCTGCTGGCCGTGCCCTTCCCCATGCGCTCGGCCGAGGGCCTGAACCTGGACCCCGCCGATGACCGCCCGCACACCGTGGACGAGGATGCCATCGACCCCGACAGTGGCCCCGTGATGGTTACCATCGAGTACCACGTCGAGCCGGCCAATTGGGGCGCCTTCCACGCGGCCGCCGCCCAGCTCAAGCGCCTGCGCCTGCGCGATGGGGCCTTGCGCGCCGGCGTATTTGCCGATGTGGCCCACCCCACGCGCATTTCCGAGTTCTTTTACGTGGCCACCTGGGGCGAGCACCAGCGCCAGTACCACCGCTTCACCCGCGAAGACCAAGTGGTGGAAGCCGCCGTGCGCCGCCTGCACTCCGGCCCCGACGCACCCCGCGTGACGCACCTGCTGGCCTTCCCCGCCACCTCCAATGTGGAAGTAGCCACGCCCATAGCCACGCTGGAAAGCCAGCGCTAA
- a CDS encoding DinB family protein — protein sequence MSSLTFPSPPPLATREVWLRGPLPAVPPLLQPVAHALLQAREELTKALRGFPPALLNERPGGVASVGFHLQHLAGVLDRTFTYARAEALSESQLAALAAENPPLAIESDMVQTLVQRFDAQVDSALAQLRSTDEATLSETRGVGRAQLPSTVVGLLVHAAEHTTRHLGQLLVTAKWVQST from the coding sequence ATGAGTAGCCTAACGTTCCCGTCCCCGCCGCCGCTTGCAACCCGCGAAGTATGGCTACGCGGCCCACTTCCCGCCGTGCCGCCGCTGCTTCAGCCCGTGGCTCACGCCCTGCTGCAAGCCCGCGAAGAGCTGACTAAGGCGCTGCGCGGCTTCCCGCCCGCGCTGCTCAACGAGCGGCCCGGCGGTGTGGCCTCCGTGGGCTTCCACCTCCAGCACCTGGCCGGCGTGCTCGACCGCACCTTCACCTACGCCCGCGCCGAGGCGCTCTCGGAAAGCCAGCTGGCTGCCTTGGCCGCTGAAAATCCGCCGCTGGCCATTGAATCTGATATGGTGCAGACGCTGGTGCAGCGCTTCGACGCGCAGGTTGATAGCGCCCTGGCGCAGCTTCGCAGCACCGACGAGGCTACGTTGTCAGAAACACGCGGCGTGGGCCGGGCGCAGCTGCCGTCCACCGTCGTGGGCCTGCTGGTGCATGCGGCTGAGCACACCACGCGCCACCTGGGCCAGCTGCTGGTAACGGCGAAGTGGGTGCAAAGCACGTAG
- the lysA gene encoding diaminopimelate decarboxylase — protein sequence MSGINDALRAAADQFGTPLYVYNAATITGQYKKLVKAFAGHKTRFFYACKALSNVAILRHIHSLGSGLDCVSINEVRLGLHVGFAPENILFTPNSVTFEELVEAKDLGVNLNIDNISLLERFGATFGGSYPVCVRLNPHIEAGGNYKIQTGHIDSKFGISIHQLRHLERVVKGTGLHVRGLHMHTGSEIKDVGVFLRSLEILFDAAGRFPDLDFLDLGSGFKVPYKPGDPETDVTTLGVQVAEAFKTFEKEYGRPLECWFEPGKYLVSEAGSLLVSVAVVKQTTATVFAGVNSGFNHLIRPMFYDSYHHISNLTNPTGTGRLYTVVGNICETDTFAWDRLLPEIHENDLLAFHNAGAYGFEMSSSFNSRTRPAEVLLDASGELRLIRKRQTFEDLLAGQIDVVAGVPAQAE from the coding sequence ATGTCAGGTATTAACGATGCGCTGCGCGCTGCGGCCGACCAGTTCGGCACCCCTCTTTACGTGTATAATGCGGCCACCATCACGGGGCAGTACAAAAAACTGGTTAAAGCCTTTGCGGGCCATAAAACCCGTTTTTTCTACGCTTGCAAGGCGCTGAGCAACGTAGCCATTCTACGCCACATCCACAGCCTGGGCTCGGGACTGGACTGCGTGAGCATCAACGAAGTACGACTGGGGCTGCATGTGGGCTTCGCACCGGAGAACATTCTGTTTACGCCCAACAGCGTGACGTTTGAGGAACTGGTGGAAGCCAAGGACTTGGGCGTGAATCTCAACATTGATAATATCTCACTACTGGAGCGGTTCGGGGCCACGTTTGGCGGCTCGTATCCGGTGTGCGTACGCCTGAACCCGCATATTGAGGCGGGCGGCAACTACAAGATTCAAACCGGCCACATCGACTCCAAGTTTGGCATCAGCATCCATCAGCTGCGGCACCTGGAGCGCGTGGTGAAGGGCACTGGCCTGCACGTACGCGGCCTGCACATGCACACGGGCTCCGAAATCAAGGACGTGGGCGTGTTCCTGCGCTCGCTCGAAATCCTGTTCGACGCCGCCGGCCGCTTCCCCGACCTGGATTTTCTGGACCTCGGCTCGGGCTTCAAAGTGCCCTACAAGCCCGGCGACCCCGAAACCGACGTGACCACGCTGGGCGTGCAGGTGGCCGAAGCCTTCAAAACCTTCGAGAAAGAATATGGCCGCCCGCTGGAATGCTGGTTCGAGCCCGGCAAGTACCTGGTGAGCGAAGCCGGCTCCCTGCTGGTGAGCGTGGCCGTGGTGAAGCAAACCACTGCCACGGTGTTCGCGGGCGTGAACTCGGGCTTCAACCACCTGATTCGGCCCATGTTCTACGACAGCTACCACCACATCAGCAACCTGACCAACCCCACCGGCACGGGGCGGCTCTATACCGTGGTGGGCAATATCTGCGAGACGGATACCTTCGCCTGGGACCGGCTGCTGCCCGAAATCCACGAAAACGACCTGCTGGCCTTCCACAACGCCGGGGCCTACGGCTTCGAGATGAGCAGCAGCTTCAACTCGCGCACCCGCCCCGCCGAAGTACTACTGGACGCCAGCGGCGAGCTCCGCCTGATTCGCAAGCGCCAGACGTTTGAGGACCTACTTGCCGGGCAGATTGACGTAGTGGCCGGAGTGCCGGCGCAGGCCGAGTAA
- a CDS encoding ExeM/NucH family extracellular endonuclease, whose protein sequence is MKDFTRSFFPIIVALAAGSLVPALAQAQTAVTSIGTIQGTGAVATTGTYTIEGVVTSVYADLSPAGFYIQNDAASADGNPTTSDALFVVQTSPTVAVGNRLRITGAVQEGPASPSFNQAVLTSPTITVLAASSAQPAFSIIDNATFSMADAEPLEGMRVQFSAPITVSDVAALKSRGELNISLRGLVYQPTQFVDPNDNPASGTSSSGTSNVPAVNAYQADNVNKSLLLDDGRATTNPTPIPYLDAATQTTRVGSTVASLRGIMGYGSSKWRIQPLDGADAPAVISVRPPVPTFGPTDVKIASMNVLNFFNGDGLGAGFPTSRGAKTLADFQRQRSKILVALSQMNADVLGLMEVENDGTGANSAVQDLVNGLNQLMGAGTYAFVNDGGANAQPNDTDLIHCVILYKPAAVTLYGPALLVTTTGIFERPPLAQIFITNRATAARDTFALVVNHLKSKASGTGTNADQGDGQGASNPRRKSQATGLVQFINTVVKPAGTRYVVSVGDYNANYEEDPMDIMRAAGFVLPSPASSASYLFNGLSGSLDHAVLSDNLVSHAAVEKWHINASEPEFLEYSIAGAATDITSPFRSSDHDPVLIGLYFRTTVTATGRATTGGQIDIFPNPAPGAFNLRLSGFAAQPMTLEVISVLGQQLLALHGTAEELQAAIGPRTARLAAGTYVLRLSGTGFSQVQRVVKL, encoded by the coding sequence ATGAAGGACTTTACTCGCTCGTTTTTTCCCATTATTGTTGCCTTAGCCGCCGGTAGTCTGGTTCCGGCCCTAGCGCAGGCCCAAACGGCCGTCACGTCCATTGGCACCATCCAGGGCACCGGGGCGGTGGCCACGACGGGCACCTATACCATTGAGGGCGTGGTGACGAGCGTGTACGCCGACCTGAGCCCAGCCGGCTTCTACATACAGAACGACGCGGCCAGCGCCGACGGCAACCCCACCACTTCCGATGCCCTGTTTGTGGTGCAAACCAGCCCCACGGTGGCCGTGGGCAACCGCCTGCGCATTACCGGCGCGGTGCAGGAAGGCCCCGCCTCCCCGTCGTTCAACCAGGCCGTGCTCACCTCGCCCACCATCACGGTGCTGGCAGCCAGCAGTGCCCAGCCCGCCTTCTCCATCATCGACAACGCCACGTTCTCGATGGCCGACGCCGAGCCGCTGGAAGGCATGCGGGTGCAGTTTTCGGCCCCAATTACGGTGTCGGACGTAGCCGCGCTGAAATCGCGCGGCGAGCTGAATATTTCCCTGCGCGGCCTCGTGTACCAGCCCACACAGTTCGTGGACCCCAACGACAACCCCGCCAGCGGCACCAGCAGCAGCGGCACCAGCAACGTGCCCGCCGTGAACGCCTACCAGGCCGACAACGTGAACAAAAGCCTGCTGCTGGACGACGGCCGCGCCACCACCAACCCCACCCCCATCCCCTACCTCGACGCGGCCACCCAAACCACGCGGGTGGGTAGCACCGTGGCCAGCCTGCGCGGCATCATGGGCTACGGCAGCAGCAAGTGGCGCATCCAGCCCCTGGACGGGGCCGACGCGCCGGCCGTGATTTCGGTGCGCCCGCCGGTGCCCACCTTCGGGCCGACTGACGTGAAAATCGCCAGTATGAACGTGCTCAATTTCTTCAACGGCGACGGCCTGGGGGCGGGCTTCCCCACCTCGCGCGGGGCCAAAACGCTGGCCGACTTCCAGCGCCAGCGCAGCAAAATTCTCGTGGCCCTGTCCCAGATGAATGCCGACGTGCTGGGCCTGATGGAGGTGGAGAACGACGGCACCGGGGCCAACTCGGCCGTGCAGGACCTGGTGAACGGCCTCAACCAGCTCATGGGCGCGGGCACCTACGCCTTCGTGAACGATGGCGGCGCCAACGCCCAGCCCAACGATACCGACCTCATTCACTGCGTTATCCTCTACAAACCGGCGGCGGTAACGCTCTACGGCCCGGCCCTGCTGGTAACGACAACCGGCATTTTTGAGCGCCCGCCGCTGGCCCAGATTTTCATTACCAACCGCGCCACGGCCGCCCGCGACACGTTTGCGCTCGTCGTCAACCACCTCAAGTCGAAAGCCAGCGGCACCGGGACCAACGCCGACCAGGGCGACGGCCAGGGTGCCTCCAACCCGCGCCGCAAGAGCCAGGCCACGGGCCTGGTGCAATTCATCAACACCGTGGTGAAGCCCGCCGGCACGCGCTACGTGGTGAGCGTGGGCGACTACAACGCCAACTACGAGGAAGACCCGATGGACATTATGCGGGCCGCCGGCTTCGTGCTGCCCAGCCCCGCCAGCAGCGCCTCCTACCTATTCAACGGCCTGAGTGGCAGCCTCGACCACGCCGTGCTCAGCGACAACCTGGTGAGCCACGCGGCCGTGGAAAAGTGGCACATCAATGCCAGCGAGCCCGAGTTTCTGGAGTATAGCATAGCCGGCGCGGCCACCGACATCACCAGCCCCTTCCGCTCTTCCGACCACGACCCGGTGCTCATCGGACTGTATTTCCGCACCACCGTCACGGCCACCGGCCGGGCCACCACGGGTGGGCAAATCGACATTTTCCCCAACCCCGCGCCCGGCGCGTTCAACCTCCGCCTCAGCGGCTTCGCGGCGCAGCCGATGACGCTGGAAGTGATATCGGTACTGGGCCAGCAACTGCTCGCGCTGCACGGCACGGCCGAGGAACTGCAGGCTGCAATTGGGCCGCGCACGGCGCGGCTGGCGGCCGGCACCTACGTACTGCGCCTGAGCGGCACCGGTTTCAGCCAAGTGCAGCGCGTGGTGAAACTGTAG
- a CDS encoding creatininase family protein, with amino-acid sequence MAPRPYILAETTWKTVQEANYEVVILPWGATEAHNYHLPYATDNIQADYVAAEAARKAWDQGAKVVVLPCIPFGVNTGQLDITLDMNLNPSTQLAILGDIVHTLARQGIPKLVILNGHGGNDFRQILRELQADFPNVFLSTLNWFKAADRNQYFSAPGDHADELETSVMLHLTPDLVSPLSEAGNGAARQFRIAALRQGWAWAQREWSQVSADTGVGNPAAANAEKGAAFLEAVTTNIAQFLVELAAADPQDLYE; translated from the coding sequence ATGGCGCCCCGTCCCTACATCCTCGCCGAAACCACCTGGAAGACCGTTCAGGAGGCCAACTATGAAGTGGTCATATTGCCCTGGGGTGCCACCGAGGCCCACAACTACCACCTGCCCTACGCCACCGACAACATTCAGGCGGACTATGTGGCCGCCGAGGCCGCCCGCAAGGCCTGGGACCAGGGCGCGAAGGTGGTGGTGCTGCCCTGCATTCCGTTTGGGGTGAACACCGGCCAGCTCGATATCACCCTCGACATGAACCTGAACCCCAGCACCCAGTTGGCCATTTTGGGCGATATTGTGCACACGCTGGCCCGGCAGGGCATCCCGAAGCTGGTGATTTTGAACGGCCACGGCGGCAACGACTTCCGCCAGATTCTGCGCGAGCTGCAGGCCGATTTCCCCAACGTATTCCTCAGCACCCTCAACTGGTTCAAGGCCGCCGACCGCAATCAGTACTTCTCGGCCCCCGGCGACCATGCCGATGAGCTGGAAACCAGCGTGATGCTCCACCTCACGCCCGACCTGGTGAGCCCCCTGAGCGAAGCCGGCAACGGCGCGGCCCGGCAGTTCCGCATTGCGGCGCTGCGCCAGGGCTGGGCCTGGGCCCAGCGCGAGTGGAGCCAGGTTTCGGCCGATACCGGCGTGGGCAACCCCGCCGCCGCCAACGCCGAAAAAGGTGCGGCCTTCCTCGAAGCCGTGACCACCAACATTGCCCAATTCCTGGTGGAGCTGGCCGCCGCCGACCCGCAGGATTTGTATGAATAA
- a CDS encoding GNAT family N-acetyltransferase — protein MSLPHTPPSVVPVLETSRLRLRSFRADDFDAWFAMSRQLAYHRYFTPEPMPAEEVWKLVLRSAGHWLLTGYGFWAVEEKASGRFVGAVGFLHLKRDLEPPLGDTPEIGWVLDPAIHGRGYASEAVEAVLAWGESHFGPVRTVCIIHPENEPSLRLAAKFGYREYARATYHNQPIVLLERLGAA, from the coding sequence ATGTCTTTACCCCACACACCTCCCTCGGTAGTGCCGGTGCTGGAAACCAGCCGCCTGCGTTTGCGGAGCTTCCGCGCCGATGATTTTGATGCCTGGTTTGCCATGAGCCGGCAGCTGGCCTACCACCGTTATTTCACCCCCGAGCCCATGCCCGCCGAGGAAGTATGGAAGCTGGTGCTGCGCAGTGCCGGCCATTGGCTGCTAACGGGTTACGGGTTCTGGGCAGTAGAGGAAAAGGCCAGTGGCCGGTTTGTGGGGGCCGTAGGATTTCTGCACCTGAAGCGCGACCTTGAGCCGCCTCTGGGCGACACCCCGGAAATCGGCTGGGTGCTGGACCCGGCCATTCACGGCCGGGGCTATGCCTCGGAGGCGGTAGAAGCCGTACTGGCCTGGGGCGAAAGCCACTTTGGGCCTGTGCGTACCGTGTGCATCATTCACCCCGAAAACGAGCCCTCGCTGCGCCTGGCGGCCAAATTTGGCTACCGCGAATACGCCCGCGCCACCTACCACAACCAGCCCATCGTGCTGCTGGAGCGGCTCGGGGCGGCATAA
- a CDS encoding LacI family DNA-binding transcriptional regulator, giving the protein MANRRASITDLAKTLGLSPSTISRALSDHDDVSEATKARVRQLAEEMHYQPNQLAAALRRGRSNTLGVLVPHITGHFFPQVVHGIATEAAKLGFNVMICQSNEDAQQEQKNIDLLMNSQVEGILVSLANTTQSFGHFEAVRQQNIPLVFFDRMVEDFQGSNVSAVVIDDYQGAYQVVTHLIEQGCTRIAHFTGPLRLSIHKNRHQGYRDALTAHGLPVDDNLIACFELNQKNGAQAMRQLLKLPQRPDGVFSSNDMAAVGALQVVKAQRLRVPEDVAIVGFSNEMFTSLTEPMLSSVDQRCEQMGKTAVQLLQKMLKSGPNRTGPPKPIVLKPKLLVRESSQKRR; this is encoded by the coding sequence ATGGCCAATCGCCGCGCTTCCATTACCGACCTGGCTAAAACGCTAGGCCTCTCGCCTTCCACTATTTCCCGCGCCCTCTCCGACCACGACGACGTGAGCGAGGCCACCAAGGCCCGCGTGCGCCAGCTGGCCGAGGAGATGCACTATCAGCCCAATCAGCTGGCCGCCGCCCTGCGCCGGGGCCGCAGCAACACGCTGGGCGTGCTGGTGCCGCACATCACGGGGCACTTTTTCCCGCAGGTGGTGCACGGCATCGCCACCGAGGCCGCCAAGCTGGGCTTCAACGTGATGATTTGCCAGTCGAACGAGGACGCCCAGCAGGAACAGAAGAACATCGACCTGCTGATGAACTCGCAGGTCGAGGGCATCCTGGTTTCGCTGGCCAACACTACGCAGAGCTTCGGCCACTTCGAGGCGGTGCGCCAGCAGAACATCCCGCTGGTATTTTTCGACCGCATGGTGGAGGATTTCCAGGGCAGCAACGTGAGCGCCGTGGTGATTGACGACTACCAGGGCGCTTATCAGGTCGTGACGCACCTTATCGAGCAGGGCTGCACGCGCATCGCGCACTTCACCGGCCCACTGCGCCTGAGCATCCACAAAAACCGCCACCAGGGCTACCGCGACGCCCTCACGGCCCACGGCCTGCCCGTGGACGATAACCTGATTGCCTGCTTCGAACTGAACCAGAAGAACGGGGCCCAGGCCATGCGCCAGCTCCTGAAGCTGCCCCAGCGCCCGGACGGCGTATTTTCGAGCAACGACATGGCCGCCGTGGGCGCCCTGCAAGTAGTGAAAGCGCAGCGCCTGCGCGTGCCCGAAGACGTAGCCATCGTGGGTTTCAGCAACGAGATGTTCACGTCCCTCACCGAGCCCATGCTCAGCAGCGTGGACCAGCGCTGCGAGCAAATGGGCAAAACGGCGGTGCAGCTGCTGCAAAAAATGCTGAAAAGCGGCCCCAACCGCACCGGCCCGCCCAAGCCCATTGTGCTCAAGCCCAAGCTGCTGGTACGCGAGTCGTCGCAGAAACGGCGGTAG
- a CDS encoding Gfo/Idh/MocA family protein produces the protein MGYALVGLGRLTLNEILPAFGKSKHARPVALVSGDADKMAKVAKQYGIKPSSCYSYQTYDKLKDNPEVEMIYIVLPNSMHHEFTLRGAKAGKHILCEKPMANSVKECEEMIEACKKAGKKLTIAYRIQCEPLNRAAMKQVRAKTYGATKMLQMMNTQNQAHDQQWRHKKALAGGGSLPDVGLYCLNTTRFLLGEEPTEVSAQIYSTPGDDQFKEIEENVSFTLRFPSGAISQCMTGYGSFNNKSYTVYAETGSIKMDPAFPYHGLHQERIHAPDGQQVKETTNDPQKDQFALEMDHMAECVRQNKTPCTPGEEGLQDQRIMEAIYLSAKENRPVQLPAVAKLDAFRGAAPKDEA, from the coding sequence GTGGGCTACGCGCTGGTGGGTCTGGGACGCCTCACGCTCAATGAGATACTGCCCGCCTTCGGCAAAAGCAAGCACGCCCGGCCGGTAGCGCTGGTGAGTGGCGACGCCGACAAAATGGCCAAGGTGGCCAAGCAGTATGGCATTAAACCAAGCAGCTGCTACTCGTATCAGACCTACGATAAGCTCAAGGACAACCCCGAAGTGGAGATGATTTACATTGTGCTGCCCAACTCCATGCACCACGAATTTACGCTGCGCGGGGCCAAGGCCGGCAAGCATATTCTTTGCGAAAAGCCGATGGCCAACTCCGTGAAAGAGTGCGAGGAAATGATTGAGGCCTGCAAAAAAGCCGGCAAAAAACTTACGATTGCCTACCGCATTCAGTGCGAGCCCCTGAACCGGGCGGCCATGAAACAGGTGCGCGCCAAAACCTACGGCGCCACCAAGATGCTGCAGATGATGAACACCCAGAACCAGGCCCACGACCAGCAGTGGCGGCACAAAAAGGCGCTGGCCGGCGGCGGCTCGCTCCCCGACGTGGGCCTGTACTGCCTCAACACCACGCGCTTCCTGCTGGGCGAGGAGCCCACCGAGGTTTCGGCCCAGATTTACAGCACGCCGGGCGACGACCAGTTCAAGGAAATTGAAGAGAACGTGAGCTTCACGCTGCGCTTTCCCAGCGGCGCCATTTCGCAGTGCATGACGGGCTACGGCTCTTTCAACAACAAGAGCTACACGGTGTATGCCGAAACCGGCAGCATCAAAATGGACCCTGCATTTCCCTACCACGGCCTGCACCAGGAGCGCATTCACGCCCCCGATGGCCAGCAGGTTAAGGAAACGACCAACGACCCGCAGAAAGACCAGTTTGCCCTCGAAATGGACCACATGGCCGAGTGCGTGCGCCAGAACAAAACGCCCTGCACCCCCGGCGAGGAAGGCCTGCAGGACCAGCGCATCATGGAAGCCATCTACCTGTCGGCCAAAGAGAACCGGCCCGTGCAACTGCCCGCCGTGGCGAAGCTGGACGCTTTCCGGGGCGCAGCACCGAAGGATGAAGCATAG